The window GCTTATTTGTAAAGTCGAGTTTGACGCAAAATGCGCTATTCCCGCGGGCATTATATTCTTCCATTTTAAATAAACCTCTTACGAGAATTTATATGCGCATAATGATCATTGGCGGAGTTGCTCGATCACTTATCAATTTTCGGGGCCCGCTTTTGAAAACTTTAATAATGAGAGGGCATGAGATTATTGCTTGTGCATCTGAGACAACTCCAGAAATTCGCCAAAAACTAGCCAGCGTGCCTATACGCTATTATCAGTTGCCCACCAATAGAACCAGTATATCTCCTCTTCACGACCTGAGGACATTACTTATTTTGAGAAAAATCATTCAAACGGAATCGCCTGACTGTATCCTTTCCTATACAGCTAAAGCTGTGATTTATTCGCACATAGCTGCAAGGGGTTGTAACAGTACTGAGGTTTACGGTATGATCACAGGACTCGGCTATCCGTTTGGAAACAGATCTGTAAAACAAAAAATTATCGGAATTTTGATCCGTCACCTATACAGAATTGCTCTTATAAACAGTTCTGGTGTTTTCTTTCAAAACCAGGACGACAAAAATACTTTCAAAACTCAAGGGCTTTTACCAAAACATGTTTTGGTAACTGTAATCAATGGTTCTGGTGTTGATTTGAATAGGTATCCTCCTGAGCCTTTGCCCGAAGAGCCTGTGTTTTTGCTTGTGGCAAGACTTTTAATCGAAAAAGGAATACGAGAATATTATCAGGCTGCCGTAAGAATCAAAAAGAAGCATCCACACGCTAAGTTTCTATTGGCTGGAGCATTGGACTCTAACCCTGGCAGCATAAGCCAAGAAGAGCTAAAAAAATGGCAGGATAAGAAGATAATTTCATATTTAGGTTGGATCGACGATATACGCCAAGCTTTTTCAAAATGCCGAATCTACGTATTGCCTTCTTACAGAGAAGGAACTCCACGTTCTATATTGGAAGCCATGGCCATGGGAAGACCAATTATCACGACCGATACCCCTGGATGCCGAGAAACTGTTCAAGCCAATAAGAATGGGTTTCTTGTGCCAGTTCGGAATGTTGAAAAACTTGAAAAGGCAATGGAGCAATTTATTCTTCATCCAGAACTAGCTGAACAAATGGGAAAATTTAGCCTTCGAATAGCAAATCAGAAATACGATGTCCATAAAGTGAATCGTGTCATTATGGAGACAATGAAAGTTTAGCGGTATGAGGTGGACCCAGCTGTCCGGGGTGTTTGATTCGGTATAGGATTCAATCACCGTCTGTGTCAGAGTGGGAAACCGGAGCGTTGATGTTCTTTGAAATTTGAGATTGGCAACAGTGACCCGGATGGGTTCAGGTTATACCTCTGTAGAAGTACCCTACAGCTGCCATCGGCTTTGCTAACGGGTGCCACTGATCCGGGAGAAGCTCTCGGAGGCTGTTGACCGGATGGTTCCGTTTGGAGGTCTTCGCTTTGGCTTCCCGAGCTAGGCTGCTCTCGGGCAGTTCCACCAGGGGCTCACGGACACAAGGCTGATCGGATACATCCATCAGCAGGGACTCGAACATGAACTGATCGGGGTGGCTTTTTTCGGAACGCCGTCCATAGACCCGGCGCAGAAGTTTCTCGACCTGATCCTGGAGCATACTCCCCGACCGATTCTGGTAAGAGTTTCGATGATCGAAAGGAGCGTCGGCGGGTGGAACCCTTGGGGCACTTCAACCCAGAGCTGGTCTCCCACATGGATCCGGATCAGGGCGTTCCCTTCATCCTTGGCGGGAAACAGCTCAATAAATGCTCCGGGTTTCTGCTGTTGGCGGATGCCGGCTTTCAAGCGGCGGCGCCAGGCATAAAACTGATAGATGCTGATTTTACGCTCGGCGCAAAAGGCCTTGATGGTCTGCCCACTCGCAGCCTGCGCCTGCATGATCCTGCTCCTATGCACCCGGCGATCTACTTGTGTCACGGGGAATCCTCCCCTGCATCTGATATGGCGGCTGCTCGGCCGCTCTGTTTAGAAACGGAGGATACCCCAGATCCGCTCGGTCAGAAAGATGGGCTGGCCTGACGCTTACGATGTGGAATGTCTGAAAACGAAAGGAATGTGCAATAAATGCACCCTGAAGAAAATAAGTTAAAACAGTTTTTAGTTAAAACGCCGTTATATTTTCCTCTGCTGAGATTGCGATCAATCTATGAGTATAGGGCAGTGAAAATGGTCAATAGACTTTGCCATAGCATCGAGCCGAGAACAGCTTACTGCATAAGTCCCTACAAAACAGGAACTACTTATCTGTCAGGCATGTTTAAAGATGTGTGCAGAGTCGCTCACGAACCACTACATTATACAACTTTAAGGCATATCGAAAACAATGATTTCCTATCAAAGCGGAAACGTTTTCTAAATCTTGAGATCGAGTGTTCCGGGTTTTTCGCAGGCAGGTTGAGCCAAGTGCGTGAATTTGCGCCTAACGCACCTATTTTGATGATGTCACGACCACCGGAAATTTG of the Desulfatiglans anilini DSM 4660 genome contains:
- a CDS encoding glycosyltransferase family 4 protein, whose amino-acid sequence is MRIMIIGGVARSLINFRGPLLKTLIMRGHEIIACASETTPEIRQKLASVPIRYYQLPTNRTSISPLHDLRTLLILRKIIQTESPDCILSYTAKAVIYSHIAARGCNSTEVYGMITGLGYPFGNRSVKQKIIGILIRHLYRIALINSSGVFFQNQDDKNTFKTQGLLPKHVLVTVINGSGVDLNRYPPEPLPEEPVFLLVARLLIEKGIREYYQAAVRIKKKHPHAKFLLAGALDSNPGSISQEELKKWQDKKIISYLGWIDDIRQAFSKCRIYVLPSYREGTPRSILEAMAMGRPIITTDTPGCRETVQANKNGFLVPVRNVEKLEKAMEQFILHPELAEQMGKFSLRIANQKYDVHKVNRVIMETMKV
- the tnpA gene encoding IS66 family insertion sequence element accessory protein TnpA, with the protein product MQAQAASGQTIKAFCAERKISIYQFYAWRRRLKAGIRQQQKPGAFIELFPAKDEGNALIRIHVGDQLWVEVPQGFHPPTLLSIIETLTRIGRGVCSRIRSRNFCAGSMDGVPKKATPISSCSSPC